From a single Streptomyces sp. 1331.2 genomic region:
- a CDS encoding EamA family transporter encodes MGIMDRKRAGIAATAALAPAAWGTTYLVTTQLLPEGRPLLLAALRALPAGLLLLLIGRKLPKGRWWGRAAVLGMLNIGLFFPLTFVGAYRLPGGVAATIGAIQPLLVAGFSIGVLRVRPGRQTLLAGLAGVGGVALLVLKSGARLDGVGIAAMVTAIALMAMGTVLARRWGRPADATLLDLTAWQLLAGSVFLVPLAAVVEGAPPALSGANLAGFAYLGLLSTALGYVLWFRGIAHLGAGPTSFLGLVNPVVATVGGLVVLGQTLTGWQVLGLLVALGALVVGQAPAARKPAPAPVSEPPVPAAAPAAPTAPLTPELAPVGR; translated from the coding sequence ATGGGCATCATGGACCGCAAGCGCGCTGGGATCGCCGCCACCGCCGCACTGGCCCCGGCCGCCTGGGGCACGACCTACCTGGTCACCACCCAGCTGCTGCCCGAGGGCCGCCCGCTGCTGCTCGCCGCGCTGCGGGCCCTGCCGGCCGGGCTGCTGCTCCTGCTGATCGGCCGCAAGCTGCCCAAGGGACGCTGGTGGGGGCGGGCAGCCGTGCTCGGGATGCTCAACATCGGGCTGTTCTTCCCGCTCACCTTCGTCGGCGCCTACCGCCTGCCCGGCGGGGTCGCGGCCACCATCGGGGCGATCCAGCCGCTGCTCGTCGCCGGGTTCTCCATCGGGGTCCTCCGGGTCCGGCCCGGACGGCAGACCCTGCTCGCCGGGCTGGCCGGGGTCGGCGGGGTGGCACTCCTGGTGCTCAAGAGTGGGGCACGGCTCGACGGCGTCGGGATCGCCGCGATGGTCACCGCGATCGCGCTGATGGCCATGGGCACGGTGCTGGCCCGCCGCTGGGGCCGCCCCGCGGACGCCACCCTGCTCGACCTCACGGCCTGGCAACTGCTCGCCGGCTCGGTCTTCCTGGTCCCGCTCGCGGCCGTCGTCGAGGGCGCGCCGCCGGCCCTGAGCGGCGCCAACCTGGCCGGCTTCGCCTACCTCGGCCTGCTCAGCACCGCGCTCGGCTACGTGCTCTGGTTCCGCGGCATCGCCCACCTCGGCGCCGGCCCGACCTCGTTCCTCGGCCTCGTCAACCCGGTCGTCGCCACCGTCGGCGGCCTCGTCGTCCTCGGCCAGACCCTCACCGGCTGGCAGGTCCTCGGCCTCCTGGTGGCCCTCGGCGCCCTGGTCGTCGGCCAGGCCCCGGCCGCCCGGAAGCCCGCCCCGGCGCCGGTGTCCGAGCCCCCCGTCCCCGCTGCGGCCCCGGCCGCCCCCACCGCCCCCCTGACCCCCGAGCTCGCGCCCGTCGGCCGCTGA
- a CDS encoding MarR family winged helix-turn-helix transcriptional regulator has product MERHDTVEQRDTVDDIVEQWTRTRPDLDVEVIALIGRMRRLGMRVDNALREYFTSCGLDSSEFDVLATLRRSGEPYELNARALLKSAMVTSGAITNRVDRLSAKGLVERNPSPTDRRAVLIRLTPAGKELIDAALDGHVRNEQRILAPLDRDERAQLDALLRKLLIAHGDTEPLLD; this is encoded by the coding sequence ATGGAACGGCACGACACCGTGGAACAGCGCGACACCGTCGACGACATCGTCGAGCAGTGGACCAGGACCCGCCCCGACCTCGACGTGGAGGTCATCGCCCTGATCGGCCGGATGCGGCGGCTCGGCATGCGGGTCGACAACGCCCTGCGCGAGTACTTCACCTCCTGCGGCCTGGACTCCTCCGAGTTCGACGTCCTCGCCACCCTGCGCCGCTCCGGCGAGCCCTACGAGCTCAACGCCCGCGCCCTGCTCAAGTCCGCCATGGTCACCTCCGGCGCCATCACCAACCGGGTCGACCGGCTGTCCGCCAAGGGCCTGGTCGAACGCAACCCCAGCCCCACCGACCGCCGCGCCGTCCTGATCCGCCTCACCCCGGCCGGCAAGGAGCTGATCGACGCCGCCCTCGACGGCCACGTCCGCAACGAGCAGCGCATCCTCGCCCCCCTCGACCGCGACGAGCGCGCCCAGCTCGACGCCCTGCTGCGCAAACTCCTCATCGCCCACGGCGACACCGAGCCGCTGCTCGACTAG
- a CDS encoding serine/threonine-protein kinase: MKDRTPREIAVHDQLRAAGAEGAQWLAAAGWGPPVTVPVQLAAPWQQEVRARMLAAQANRSCTWCDHLLDGGPQPVVVHAEDPTHLICRACSVAARPHRPCLDCGRPADSASPLDGREDVCMGAVAIYTRLRCTACHRNGPRTPPSARGVDGTARVRAPASPTSPQTCSPGPVPPTRPRRAPILRVRAVGQGGSMSVVVIVLVPVLLVLLLVVRSLTLAPLVWLQRATRQQAAAAVGAGAPAGRRPFVVASALGLGCAAGVEALLFLGDVRGLRMLRAPIDPSDGPRLLVQASHVPLHTAELWYLVPAISALVLWLLFWFLTQRNLLTIRMPARVWSARTTRRRVFGLLALRAVLGVFLLPYWLIFAVLLFQIGATVTSRRHEPVVARADAAPAVVPAVVPTAPVPGPVAATPVPQPYVPTQFAPPVPPVPQAPPIGKPLSPHDARTIGGYQLLGRIGSGGMGTVYLAQRQGSATQVALKTINLELLHDAELLRRFQRESEVLAMVPGAYTARVLDTGVDAGRPYLAMELLDGRPLDVHLREQGPIRSAEALRALALALAVALSGVHRLGLVHRDLKPANIMLTSAGPRLLDFGIAAIVDGTRLTATGGGPGTLTYMAPEQFGDGRVGTAADIWAWACCVVCAAHGASPFAATNTGAVIRRIVDTGPEPAALAAVQALDPALAAVVTHALANDPAQRPADGTGLLAALAAAQATPPDPTAVHDQITRGWQTLAL; this comes from the coding sequence ATGAAGGACAGGACGCCCAGGGAGATCGCCGTCCACGACCAGCTGCGGGCGGCCGGGGCCGAGGGGGCCCAGTGGCTCGCCGCCGCCGGGTGGGGCCCGCCGGTGACGGTGCCGGTGCAGCTGGCGGCCCCGTGGCAGCAGGAGGTCCGGGCCCGGATGCTGGCGGCGCAGGCGAACCGGTCCTGCACCTGGTGCGACCACCTGCTCGACGGCGGACCGCAGCCCGTCGTCGTCCACGCCGAAGACCCGACCCACCTGATCTGCCGGGCCTGCTCGGTCGCCGCCCGCCCGCACCGCCCCTGCCTGGACTGCGGCAGGCCCGCCGACTCCGCGTCCCCGCTCGACGGCCGCGAGGACGTCTGCATGGGCGCGGTCGCCATCTACACCCGCCTCCGCTGCACCGCCTGCCACCGCAACGGCCCCCGAACACCACCTTCGGCAAGAGGAGTTGACGGGACTGCTCGGGTCCGGGCGCCCGCTTCGCCGACCTCGCCGCAGACCTGCTCGCCCGGGCCGGTTCCACCGACCCGACCCCGCCGGGCCCCTATACTCCGGGTGCGCGCGGTCGGCCAAGGGGGAAGCATGAGCGTGGTTGTGATTGTCCTCGTACCGGTGCTCCTGGTGCTCCTGTTGGTGGTGCGGTCGCTGACACTGGCGCCGCTGGTGTGGCTCCAGCGGGCGACGCGCCAGCAGGCGGCGGCAGCGGTCGGCGCGGGCGCGCCGGCCGGTCGGCGGCCGTTCGTCGTCGCGTCGGCGCTGGGGCTCGGCTGCGCGGCAGGGGTGGAAGCCCTGTTGTTCCTCGGCGACGTCCGCGGCCTCCGGATGCTGCGGGCCCCGATCGACCCCTCCGACGGGCCGCGCCTGCTGGTCCAGGCATCGCACGTGCCGCTCCACACGGCGGAGCTCTGGTACCTCGTCCCGGCGATCTCGGCCCTGGTGCTCTGGCTGCTGTTCTGGTTCCTGACCCAGCGCAACCTGCTGACGATCCGCATGCCGGCGCGCGTCTGGTCGGCCCGCACCACCCGGCGCCGGGTCTTCGGTCTGCTCGCGCTCCGCGCGGTGCTGGGCGTGTTCCTCCTGCCGTACTGGCTGATCTTCGCCGTGCTGCTGTTCCAGATCGGTGCGACGGTCACCAGCAGGCGGCACGAGCCGGTCGTCGCCAGGGCGGACGCCGCGCCAGCCGTCGTGCCCGCCGTCGTGCCGACGGCTCCCGTCCCCGGCCCGGTCGCGGCCACCCCGGTGCCGCAGCCGTACGTCCCGACGCAGTTCGCGCCGCCCGTCCCGCCCGTCCCGCAGGCCCCGCCCATCGGCAAGCCGCTCAGCCCCCACGACGCCCGCACGATCGGCGGCTACCAGCTGCTCGGCCGGATCGGCTCCGGCGGCATGGGCACGGTCTACCTCGCCCAGCGCCAGGGCTCCGCCACCCAGGTCGCGCTCAAGACCATCAATCTCGAACTCCTCCACGACGCCGAGCTGTTGCGCCGCTTCCAGCGCGAGTCCGAGGTGCTGGCCATGGTGCCCGGCGCCTACACCGCCCGGGTGCTCGACACCGGCGTGGACGCCGGCCGCCCGTACCTGGCCATGGAGCTGCTGGACGGCCGTCCCCTGGACGTCCACCTGCGCGAGCAGGGGCCGATCCGCTCCGCCGAGGCGCTGCGCGCCCTCGCGCTGGCGCTGGCCGTGGCACTGTCCGGGGTGCACCGGCTGGGGCTCGTCCACCGGGACCTCAAGCCCGCCAACATCATGCTCACCTCGGCCGGCCCGCGCCTGCTCGACTTCGGCATCGCGGCGATCGTGGACGGCACCCGGCTCACCGCCACCGGCGGCGGTCCCGGCACCCTGACCTACATGGCGCCGGAGCAGTTCGGCGACGGGCGGGTCGGCACGGCCGCCGACATCTGGGCCTGGGCGTGCTGCGTGGTCTGCGCGGCGCACGGCGCCAGCCCGTTCGCGGCCACCAACACGGGCGCGGTGATCCGCCGGATCGTGGACACCGGGCCCGAACCGGCCGCGCTGGCGGCGGTCCAGGCGCTCGACCCGGCGCTCGCCGCCGTCGTCACCCACGCGCTGGCCAACGACCCGGCGCAGCGCCCGGCGGACGGCACCGGCCTGCTGGCCGCGCTCGCGGCGGCCCAGGCCACCCCGCCGGACCCGACGGCCGTCCACGACCAGATCACCCGGGGCTGGCAGACGCTCGCGCTCTGA
- a CDS encoding DUF1330 domain-containing protein, with protein MHYIVITRTDHTSDAELGHYLANVGATMEPFRGRLLAFGAPARLEGETAYTKTAILEFPAEADADGWYHSPAYQALAEWRIATMGHPVTIASVSGLAA; from the coding sequence GTGCACTACATCGTCATCACCCGCACCGACCACACCTCCGACGCCGAGCTCGGCCACTACCTCGCCAACGTGGGCGCCACCATGGAACCCTTCCGCGGCCGGCTGCTCGCCTTCGGCGCCCCGGCCCGGCTGGAGGGCGAGACGGCGTACACCAAGACCGCGATCCTGGAGTTCCCCGCCGAGGCCGACGCCGACGGCTGGTACCACTCCCCCGCCTACCAGGCGCTCGCCGAGTGGCGCATCGCCACCATGGGGCACCCGGTCACGATCGCCTCCGTCTCGGGCCTCGCCGCCTGA